One segment of Paenibacillus rhizovicinus DNA contains the following:
- a CDS encoding alpha-mannosidase, whose amino-acid sequence MPHTPIKMDVLRRTLQGIESRIYTKVAPLAITAYATKEPVVFAERESGERLELNAGDKWGERWDCAWFHFRGQVPESAAGQKVVLLLDVNGELCIFDDEGTPLQGLTNVNSEFDLTLGLPGKRVFPVADNAAGGEVIDLWGDAGNNDLFGYYRSGTVKEADIAICREEVRQLYYDYEVLLDYAEHIEDKSARTARIMQALYDVSLLLRNPSDETVAEARRLLGTELAKQGGDPTMTATAVGHAHIDLAWLWPIRETYRKGARTFATVLRLMERYPDYVFGASQPQLYQWVKEQHPKLYAQIKQRVAEGRWEVQGAMWVEPDSNIAGGEALIRQILLGKRFFKEEFGLDMRMLWVPDIFGYTASLPQLLKQSGVDYVMTQKLSWSIHNDHPHHTFFWEGLDGSRILTHLPPEDTYNGPALPRSIMKAERDYYDKNVSDHCLVVFGIGDGGGGPGEEHMERLARVKNLQGLIPVKQEPAIDFFDKLNANRDRYKTWKGELYLEKHQGTLTSQARNKRFNRKLEKALRELEFAASLAFAAGTGSYPAEELDRIWKEMLLYQFHDILPGSSITRVFDESLARYEELLSRVNELAAGAYRDAASAVTASGAARAAVLFNSLPWARKEWLNTGKGEWRQVDVPAMGYAVVDSEQPTLPAFELQAANDSLENDLIRVAFLADGSIGSVYDKALGRETLAPGERANVLAIYKDDGDAWDFPEDYAAAGFEQMKLTASQAIIDGPQAIVEQRYACGKSTLTQRISLTAGSKQLTFATEADWQEDGRMLRSIFPLNVYTDAANCEIQFGHMKRPTHRNTMWDYAKDEICAHQWIDLSQPDFGAAILNDCKYGYSANGHTVSVHLLRSPSFPDPVCDRAVHQFSYALLPHEGDFIAAEVYKAGYAFNTPIAVVEAGGSRTGTLPTDRFSAIALEGRGVMIEAVKKAEDEDALIVRLYETSGANAAVQLRVRLPHASASLTDLLEQETETLSPSEGDGGYGLQFTPFEIKTVKVKL is encoded by the coding sequence ATGCCGCATACACCAATTAAGATGGACGTCCTTCGCAGAACGCTGCAGGGGATCGAGTCGCGCATTTATACGAAGGTCGCGCCGCTAGCGATAACGGCTTATGCCACGAAGGAGCCGGTCGTATTCGCGGAACGCGAATCCGGCGAGCGGCTGGAATTGAACGCCGGAGACAAATGGGGCGAGCGCTGGGATTGCGCATGGTTTCATTTCCGGGGTCAGGTGCCGGAGTCGGCTGCGGGACAGAAGGTTGTGCTGCTGCTCGATGTGAACGGCGAGCTGTGCATTTTCGATGACGAAGGAACGCCGCTGCAAGGTCTGACGAACGTCAACTCGGAATTCGACCTGACGCTCGGCCTGCCGGGCAAACGCGTCTTCCCGGTCGCGGACAATGCCGCTGGCGGCGAAGTCATCGATCTATGGGGCGATGCCGGCAATAACGACCTGTTCGGCTACTACCGCAGCGGAACCGTGAAGGAAGCGGACATCGCGATTTGCCGCGAGGAAGTCCGCCAGCTCTATTACGACTACGAAGTCCTGCTCGATTACGCCGAGCATATCGAGGACAAGTCCGCGCGCACGGCGCGAATCATGCAGGCGCTGTACGATGTCAGCTTGCTGCTTCGCAATCCGTCGGACGAGACGGTCGCCGAAGCGCGCCGCCTGTTGGGCACGGAGCTGGCGAAGCAAGGCGGCGACCCGACGATGACGGCGACAGCGGTGGGCCATGCGCATATCGACCTCGCTTGGCTGTGGCCGATTCGGGAAACGTACCGCAAAGGCGCCCGGACGTTCGCGACCGTGCTCCGCTTGATGGAACGCTACCCGGACTACGTGTTCGGCGCCAGCCAGCCGCAGCTGTACCAATGGGTGAAGGAACAGCATCCGAAGCTGTATGCGCAGATCAAACAACGCGTGGCGGAAGGACGCTGGGAAGTGCAAGGCGCGATGTGGGTCGAGCCGGATTCCAACATTGCCGGCGGCGAAGCTCTGATCCGCCAAATCCTGCTGGGCAAGCGGTTCTTCAAGGAGGAGTTCGGCCTCGACATGCGCATGCTGTGGGTGCCGGATATTTTCGGCTACACCGCGAGTCTGCCGCAGCTGCTGAAGCAGTCGGGCGTCGACTACGTCATGACGCAGAAGCTGTCGTGGAGCATCCATAACGACCATCCGCATCATACCTTCTTCTGGGAAGGGTTGGACGGCAGCCGCATTCTGACCCATTTGCCGCCCGAAGACACTTACAACGGCCCGGCGTTGCCGCGTTCGATCATGAAGGCGGAACGGGACTATTACGATAAGAACGTCTCCGACCATTGCCTGGTCGTATTCGGCATCGGCGACGGAGGCGGAGGCCCGGGCGAAGAGCATATGGAACGGCTGGCGCGGGTGAAGAACCTGCAGGGCCTCATTCCGGTGAAACAAGAGCCGGCCATCGATTTCTTCGACAAGCTGAATGCGAACCGCGACCGGTACAAAACGTGGAAAGGCGAGCTGTACTTGGAGAAGCACCAAGGCACGCTCACGAGCCAAGCACGCAATAAACGGTTCAACCGCAAGCTGGAGAAAGCGCTGCGCGAGCTGGAATTCGCGGCTTCGCTTGCTTTTGCGGCCGGGACTGGCAGCTACCCCGCGGAGGAGCTGGATCGCATCTGGAAAGAGATGCTGCTCTATCAGTTCCATGATATCTTGCCGGGCTCGTCGATCACGCGGGTGTTCGACGAATCGCTTGCGCGCTACGAAGAGCTGTTGAGCCGAGTGAACGAGCTGGCGGCCGGCGCTTATCGGGATGCGGCGTCGGCGGTTACGGCGTCCGGTGCGGCGCGTGCCGCGGTGCTGTTCAACTCGCTGCCTTGGGCACGCAAAGAATGGTTGAACACGGGCAAAGGCGAATGGCGACAAGTCGACGTTCCGGCGATGGGTTATGCCGTGGTCGATTCGGAACAGCCGACGCTGCCGGCCTTCGAACTGCAAGCGGCGAACGATAGTTTGGAGAATGACCTGATTCGCGTCGCCTTCCTTGCCGACGGCAGCATCGGCTCCGTCTACGACAAGGCGCTGGGACGCGAAACGCTGGCACCGGGCGAGCGCGCGAACGTGCTGGCGATTTACAAGGATGACGGCGACGCGTGGGATTTCCCGGAGGATTACGCGGCGGCGGGCTTCGAACAAATGAAGCTGACGGCATCGCAGGCTATCATTGACGGCCCGCAGGCGATCGTGGAGCAGCGGTATGCGTGCGGCAAATCCACGCTGACCCAGCGCATCTCGCTCACGGCGGGCAGCAAGCAGCTGACGTTCGCGACGGAAGCGGATTGGCAGGAAGACGGCCGCATGCTTCGCTCGATTTTCCCGCTGAACGTGTACACCGACGCGGCGAACTGCGAAATTCAGTTCGGTCACATGAAGCGTCCGACGCATCGCAATACGATGTGGGATTACGCGAAGGACGAAATTTGCGCGCATCAATGGATCGACCTGTCGCAGCCGGATTTCGGCGCGGCGATCTTGAACGACTGCAAATACGGCTACAGCGCGAACGGACATACGGTCAGCGTCCATCTGCTGCGCAGCCCCTCGTTCCCGGATCCGGTGTGCGACCGTGCGGTTCATCAATTCAGCTATGCGCTTCTGCCGCACGAGGGCGACTTTATCGCGGCTGAGGTTTACAAAGCGGGCTATGCGTTCAACACGCCGATTGCCGTTGTCGAAGCTGGCGGCTCGCGTACGGGCACACTGCCGACGGATCGGTTCTCGGCAATCGCGTTGGAAGGCCGCGGCGTTATGATCGAAGCCGTGAAGAAGGCGGAAGACGAGGACGCCCTGATCGTGCGTTTGTACGAGACGTCAGGTGCGAACGCGGCGGTGCAGCTGCGCGTAAGGCTGCCTCATGCGTCGGCATCGCTGACTGACCTGCTGGAGCAGGAAACGGAGACGTTGTCCCCTTCGGAGGGCGACGGCGGGTATGGGCTGCAGTTCACGCCGTTCGAGATCAAGACGGTGAAAGTGAAGTTATAG
- a CDS encoding DEAD/DEAH box helicase yields MAIEEQGQGKDFRNYGLSEDILRAIDSLGYEAPTPVQREVIPRVLAHRDCTVRAQTGSGKTAAFGIPLCELIDWEENRPQALVLTPTRELAGQVKEDLVNIGRFKRIKAVAIYGQQPFAAQKIELHQKVHAVAGTPGRMLDHIRRGTLDVERIRFLVIDEADEMLNRGFIEQVEAIIDELPKERVTLLFSATLPDDVDRLCRTHLREPLHIEIESPGVAVDRIAHKLYIVANGGKLALLKAVTVAENPDSCIVFCSTKEAVDEVNRELRRSGYSCDKIHGGMEQDDRFEVMHAFRRREFRYLIATDLAARGIDIEHVTHVVNFDLPMDSEKFVHRIGRTARAGLSGEAITFAVPQEERRLAEIEHYLGFELPRFEAPSKAEVEAARDAFELKLQAEEAPRLDKRELLSQDIMKLYFNGGKKKKLRAVDFVGTIAKLEGITAADIGIIAIQDNVTFVDILNGKGPLVLRAMKTTTIKGKQLKVHEANK; encoded by the coding sequence ATGGCTATTGAGGAACAAGGGCAAGGGAAGGATTTTCGGAACTACGGGCTGAGCGAGGATATTCTGCGTGCGATCGACAGTCTCGGCTATGAGGCGCCGACGCCGGTGCAGCGCGAGGTGATTCCTCGGGTGCTGGCACATCGGGATTGTACCGTCCGCGCCCAGACGGGGAGCGGGAAGACGGCCGCGTTCGGCATTCCGCTCTGCGAGCTGATCGATTGGGAGGAGAACCGCCCGCAAGCGCTCGTACTGACGCCGACGCGGGAACTGGCGGGGCAGGTGAAAGAAGATCTCGTCAACATCGGACGGTTCAAGCGGATCAAGGCGGTCGCGATCTACGGGCAGCAGCCGTTCGCCGCGCAGAAGATTGAGCTCCATCAGAAAGTTCATGCGGTGGCAGGAACGCCAGGCCGCATGCTGGACCATATCCGGCGCGGTACGTTGGACGTGGAGCGGATTCGTTTTCTCGTCATCGACGAAGCCGACGAGATGCTGAATCGCGGCTTCATCGAGCAGGTGGAGGCAATCATCGACGAGCTGCCGAAGGAGCGGGTGACGCTCTTGTTCTCCGCGACGCTGCCGGATGACGTGGACCGGCTGTGCCGGACGCATCTGCGGGAGCCGCTGCATATCGAGATCGAATCGCCGGGCGTGGCGGTCGACCGGATCGCGCATAAGCTCTATATCGTCGCGAACGGAGGCAAGCTTGCGCTGCTCAAAGCGGTGACGGTAGCGGAAAATCCGGACAGCTGCATCGTGTTCTGCTCGACGAAGGAAGCCGTTGACGAGGTGAACCGCGAGCTGCGGCGCAGCGGCTATTCCTGCGACAAAATCCATGGCGGCATGGAGCAGGACGACCGGTTCGAGGTGATGCATGCTTTTCGCCGGCGGGAATTCCGTTACCTCATCGCGACGGACTTGGCGGCAAGGGGCATCGACATCGAGCATGTCACGCATGTCGTTAATTTCGACCTGCCGATGGACAGCGAGAAATTCGTGCACCGCATCGGACGCACGGCCCGCGCGGGCCTGAGCGGCGAGGCAATTACGTTCGCGGTACCGCAGGAGGAGCGGCGGCTTGCCGAGATCGAGCATTACCTCGGATTCGAGCTGCCGCGGTTCGAGGCGCCGTCCAAGGCGGAGGTGGAAGCCGCCCGCGATGCATTCGAGCTGAAGCTGCAGGCGGAAGAAGCGCCGCGGCTGGACAAGCGCGAGCTGCTCAGCCAAGACATCATGAAGCTGTACTTCAACGGCGGCAAGAAGAAGAAGCTGCGCGCGGTCGATTTCGTCGGAACGATCGCCAAGCTGGAAGGCATAACGGCGGCGGACATCGGCATCATCGCCATACAGGACAATGTGACGTTCGTGGACATTTTGAACGGTAAAGGGCCTCTGGTTCTCCGTGCGATGAAGACGACGACGATCAAGGGGAAGCAGCTGAAGGTGCATGAGGCGAATAAGTGA
- a CDS encoding NAD(P)/FAD-dependent oxidoreductase, whose product MIYDCIIVGGGLAGLQAAIQLGRYNAYRVLVIDSEDGRSGLCRSYRNLLGYPDGVSGEALRQAGRKQLQTYGIAIRRDTVTHAEPLAPNGGFRLKGTEGDAYEARTVLLATGVMDRLPDWPGLRGCLGLSVYVCPDCDGYEIKGRRTLVLGAGDVGARMALTLRTWTDRLVYLRQEEREHPLSPELANQLEAAGIPHRAAPVQSITATDGCTLTGVVLADGTEIPADRAFVAFGGNEVRSQLARQLGARLHENMHVWTDSRTKMTSVAGLWAAGDIAFHSEQAAIAMGDGAQAAIWIHKTLQEARAGKEAQSLS is encoded by the coding sequence ATGATCTACGACTGCATCATCGTCGGCGGCGGCTTGGCCGGCTTGCAGGCAGCCATTCAGCTCGGACGTTACAATGCATACCGCGTGCTCGTCATCGATTCCGAAGACGGCCGCTCTGGCTTGTGCCGCAGCTACCGCAACCTGCTCGGGTACCCCGACGGCGTGTCCGGCGAAGCGCTCCGGCAAGCGGGCCGGAAGCAGCTGCAGACCTATGGCATCGCTATACGGCGCGACACGGTCACGCACGCCGAACCGCTCGCGCCGAACGGAGGATTCCGTCTGAAAGGTACCGAAGGCGATGCTTACGAAGCCCGGACGGTGCTGCTCGCCACGGGCGTCATGGACCGGCTTCCCGATTGGCCGGGACTGCGCGGCTGTCTGGGCCTCAGCGTATACGTCTGTCCGGACTGCGACGGCTATGAGATCAAAGGCCGCCGAACGCTCGTGCTCGGAGCCGGCGATGTCGGCGCGCGCATGGCGCTGACGCTGCGGACATGGACGGACCGACTGGTCTATTTGCGCCAAGAAGAGCGCGAGCATCCGCTGAGCCCTGAACTTGCGAATCAGCTGGAAGCGGCCGGCATCCCTCATCGGGCGGCGCCGGTGCAATCCATTACAGCGACGGACGGCTGCACGCTGACGGGCGTCGTCCTAGCGGACGGCACGGAAATCCCAGCCGATCGGGCCTTCGTAGCCTTCGGCGGCAACGAGGTCCGGTCGCAGCTGGCCCGTCAGTTGGGCGCGCGCTTGCATGAAAACATGCATGTCTGGACCGATTCCCGCACCAAAATGACGAGCGTTGCAGGACTCTGGGCTGCCGGCGACATCGCCTTCCACTCCGAGCAGGCGGCCATCGCCATGGGCGACGGCGCGCAGGCCGCGATCTGGATTCACAAAACGCTCCAGGAGGCGCGGGCCGGGAAGGAGGCTCAGTCTCTTTCTTGA
- a CDS encoding MBL fold metallo-hydrolase: protein MIKMRKGALTIFESALYKTTSTVIQTADAVLIVDPCWLPGEVEEIRRYADEAAEGGRRKYVLFTHSDFDHIIGYGAFPDAEVIASAALAGKSDEAKAAIIEQILAFDDDYYLERNYKISYPDVTHAIAHDGQQLTLGASGSLRLTFYLSPGHNDDGLFTVVEPLGLLVAGDYWSDIEFPYIYHSSTLYESAVAKLDTMLDAHEIVRLIPGHGASTTDKAEMKRRQTADVAYISAMRAGVRANDQQAIDALIEGCRFPRNMRKFHRANQTLFERELNEELGTGPAEEV from the coding sequence ATGATAAAAATGCGAAAAGGCGCTCTGACGATTTTCGAGAGCGCGCTCTACAAAACGACCTCGACCGTCATCCAGACAGCGGATGCCGTGTTGATCGTCGACCCGTGCTGGCTGCCTGGCGAGGTGGAAGAAATCCGGCGGTACGCGGATGAAGCGGCCGAAGGCGGTAGACGCAAATACGTGCTGTTCACGCACTCGGATTTCGATCATATCATCGGCTATGGCGCTTTTCCGGATGCGGAGGTCATTGCGTCGGCTGCGCTGGCGGGCAAGAGCGATGAAGCCAAGGCGGCGATCATCGAGCAAATACTGGCCTTCGACGACGATTACTACCTCGAACGGAATTATAAAATCAGCTATCCGGACGTTACGCACGCCATTGCTCATGATGGGCAGCAGCTGACGCTCGGTGCATCCGGTTCCCTGAGACTGACGTTCTACTTGTCGCCCGGCCACAATGATGACGGCTTGTTCACCGTCGTGGAACCGCTGGGGCTATTGGTTGCCGGAGACTACTGGTCGGATATCGAGTTTCCGTATATTTACCACAGCAGCACGCTCTATGAATCGGCGGTCGCCAAGCTCGACACGATGCTGGATGCGCACGAAATTGTACGGCTAATCCCGGGGCACGGCGCCTCGACGACGGATAAGGCCGAGATGAAACGACGCCAGACCGCCGATGTCGCATATATCTCCGCTATGCGCGCCGGCGTTCGCGCGAACGACCAGCAGGCGATCGACGCACTCATCGAAGGCTGTCGCTTCCCGCGCAATATGCGCAAATTCCATCGCGCCAATCAGACGCTGTTCGAGCGGGAGCTGAACGAAGAGCTGGGGACGGGGCCGGCGGAGGAAGTCTGA
- a CDS encoding 1,4-dihydroxy-6-naphthoate synthase — translation MKIAFSPCPNDTFVFHALVHGLVPGAPEFEVTYADIDITNNWAAAGEGPEVLKISYAALPWVLEDYALLPTGGALGRGCGPLVLTKNEIANPAELAGKRVAVPSERSTAYLLFRLWAAQNIPGGNLDIVVMPFHEIMPAVRDGAIDAGLVIHEARFTYQNYGLSLQTDLGSWWESDTGLPIPLGAIIARRSLDAASLTKWIRASVEYAWANPELSQTYVMEHAQEMSPDVAKQHIALYVNEFSASLGASGYAAIESLLGRAMKEGLVPAFDLAKLRA, via the coding sequence ATGAAAATCGCATTTTCACCCTGTCCGAACGATACGTTCGTCTTCCATGCGTTAGTCCACGGGCTTGTGCCCGGCGCGCCGGAATTCGAAGTGACCTATGCCGATATCGACATCACCAACAACTGGGCTGCCGCCGGAGAAGGACCCGAGGTGCTGAAAATCTCCTACGCCGCCCTGCCTTGGGTGCTCGAAGATTACGCCTTGCTGCCTACCGGCGGCGCGCTTGGCCGCGGCTGCGGGCCGCTCGTGCTGACGAAGAACGAAATCGCCAATCCTGCCGAGCTGGCGGGCAAACGAGTAGCCGTTCCGAGCGAACGCTCGACCGCCTACCTGCTCTTCCGACTCTGGGCGGCGCAAAATATCCCTGGCGGCAACCTCGACATCGTCGTCATGCCGTTCCATGAAATCATGCCCGCCGTGCGGGACGGCGCGATCGACGCCGGGCTCGTCATCCACGAGGCCCGCTTCACGTACCAGAATTACGGCCTAAGCCTGCAAACCGACCTCGGCAGCTGGTGGGAATCCGATACCGGCCTGCCGATTCCGCTCGGCGCCATTATTGCCCGCCGCTCCCTGGACGCCGCCTCGCTGACGAAGTGGATTCGCGCATCCGTGGAATACGCCTGGGCGAACCCGGAACTGTCCCAAACGTACGTGATGGAACACGCGCAGGAAATGTCGCCTGACGTAGCGAAGCAGCACATCGCGCTCTACGTCAATGAATTCAGCGCCAGCCTCGGCGCCAGCGGGTACGCGGCGATCGAATCGCTGCTCGGCCGCGCCATGAAGGAAGGGCTCGTTCCGGCATTCGATCTGGCCAAACTGCGCGCGTAA
- a CDS encoding futalosine hydrolase, producing MGHEDNIARGRVLIITAVEAERDAVLRGLGGDERFHVVAAGAGPAAAAAGTAFALAAAGQASIPVRGESAPAEVGPAEELLGSASFSGLEAAGMASTVPDSPASAQAGGYTLVISAGIAGGFPGLAAVGSLVVASEIIAADLGAETPDGFLSVDELGFGSSRIGVNARLAGDLAAAISAAGLPASTGPVLTVTTATGTAATAAEHGRRVPGAAAEAMEGFGVASAAKQFGLPALELRAISNAVGPRDRSAWRIGDALQALERASQILREVL from the coding sequence ATGGGACACGAGGATAACATTGCCCGCGGCCGCGTGCTGATCATCACCGCGGTCGAAGCGGAGCGCGATGCCGTGCTGCGCGGGCTCGGAGGCGACGAACGGTTCCATGTCGTCGCTGCGGGCGCAGGCCCGGCGGCGGCGGCGGCGGGGACCGCGTTCGCGCTCGCGGCCGCCGGCCAAGCTTCAATTCCGGTGCGCGGCGAATCCGCGCCAGCCGAGGTAGGCCCTGCGGAGGAACTCTTGGGCAGCGCGTCTTTCTCCGGACTGGAAGCTGCCGGAATGGCTTCGACTGTACCCGATTCGCCGGCGTCGGCCCAAGCCGGCGGCTACACGCTCGTTATCAGCGCGGGCATCGCGGGCGGCTTCCCCGGCCTTGCGGCCGTAGGCTCGCTCGTCGTGGCCAGCGAAATCATTGCCGCCGACCTCGGCGCCGAGACCCCGGACGGCTTCCTCAGCGTGGACGAGCTGGGCTTCGGCTCGTCCCGCATCGGGGTCAACGCCCGCCTCGCGGGCGATTTGGCCGCAGCCATCTCCGCGGCCGGACTTCCGGCGAGCACGGGACCCGTGCTCACCGTAACGACCGCGACGGGCACGGCCGCCACCGCCGCGGAGCATGGACGGCGCGTGCCGGGCGCAGCGGCCGAAGCCATGGAAGGCTTCGGCGTGGCCTCGGCCGCGAAGCAATTCGGCCTGCCCGCGCTGGAGCTGCGGGCCATCTCCAATGCGGTCGGCCCGCGCGACCGTTCCGCTTGGCGGATCGGCGACGCATTACAGGCGCTGGAACGCGCAAGTCAGATTTTGAGAGAGGTGCTCTAA
- a CDS encoding quinone oxidoreductase family protein: MKALVFRTFGGPEVLALEEVDDPVLAPGTVKVRTRAIGLNYADVYRRRGNYHLIGDPPYILGYEGAGIVEETAPDVQGIQVGDRVGFADAPHANAELVIVPADRIVPLPDGISFETAAGVLLQGLTAHYLTNDSYDVRPGDQVIVHAAAGGVGQLLVQLCKAKGAHVLGLASSEAKRRSVLAAGADAAVMYGDGWADACLQWSAALDHREPGADVAFDSVGVTLMESFRAVRTRGTVVFFGMAGGDPPLIDPRMLMDTSKTLTGGDLWNHVKTADDRIRRSTALFDDIMGGRLKLAAPRLYPLAGGADAHRFIESRQSTGKILLMP; the protein is encoded by the coding sequence ATGAAAGCATTGGTTTTTCGCACATTCGGCGGGCCGGAGGTGCTTGCGCTGGAGGAAGTCGACGACCCCGTGCTTGCGCCGGGAACGGTCAAGGTGCGCACGCGGGCGATCGGGCTCAATTACGCGGACGTCTATCGCCGCCGCGGCAACTATCACCTTATCGGTGACCCGCCCTATATTCTCGGGTACGAGGGGGCCGGCATCGTGGAAGAGACGGCCCCGGACGTGCAAGGCATACAAGTCGGCGATCGCGTCGGCTTCGCGGATGCGCCGCACGCGAACGCGGAGCTCGTCATCGTGCCGGCGGACCGGATCGTTCCGCTGCCGGACGGAATCAGCTTCGAAACCGCCGCGGGGGTGCTGCTGCAAGGGCTGACCGCCCATTACTTGACGAATGACAGCTATGACGTCCGGCCGGGCGACCAGGTGATCGTTCACGCCGCGGCCGGCGGCGTCGGGCAGCTGCTTGTTCAGCTGTGCAAAGCCAAGGGCGCGCATGTGCTCGGCCTCGCGTCGAGCGAAGCTAAGCGCCGGTCGGTGCTGGCCGCCGGCGCGGACGCGGCGGTGATGTACGGCGACGGCTGGGCAGACGCTTGCCTGCAATGGTCGGCTGCTCTGGATCACCGCGAGCCAGGCGCGGATGTCGCCTTCGATTCGGTAGGCGTCACCCTGATGGAGAGCTTCAGGGCGGTCCGTACGCGGGGGACGGTCGTTTTCTTCGGCATGGCCGGCGGGGATCCCCCGTTAATCGATCCGCGGATGTTGATGGATACGAGCAAGACGCTGACCGGCGGCGACTTATGGAATCATGTCAAGACGGCGGACGATCGCATCCGGCGCTCGACTGCTCTGTTCGATGATATTATGGGGGGCAGGCTGAAGCTGGCGGCACCGCGGCTTTATCCGCTGGCCGGCGGCGCGGATGCGCACCGGTTCATCGAGAGCCGGCAGAGCACGGGCAAGATTTTGCTCATGCCGTAA
- a CDS encoding sulfite exporter TauE/SafE family protein: MYLAMTMWDAPTLLIMFVLGLFASTFGAIVGLGGGVIIVPALLLLGSSMLGMDIDTTLAVGVSLGALVFTSFTSTLTFVREGKADLRSALFFSLSSGPFSLVGASLTSLFDPDAFRKAFGYFMLFMVVLLLFRNRIKPYQGQWRYVRTYTDAAGMQQEYGYNALPALLIGGAVGLIAGLLGIGGGVLLIPAMMLLFRFPPHIASATSMAVIFVSALFGSGMHLARGEWDWMLVLALAPGALIGGWLGARISRRIGSVLLIRIMCGALLLFALRMIIT; the protein is encoded by the coding sequence GTGTATTTGGCAATGACGATGTGGGATGCGCCCACATTGCTGATTATGTTCGTGCTCGGGTTGTTCGCTTCGACATTTGGCGCCATTGTCGGACTCGGCGGCGGCGTCATTATCGTACCGGCGCTGCTCCTGCTCGGCTCGTCCATGCTTGGCATGGACATCGATACGACGCTGGCGGTCGGCGTCTCGCTAGGCGCGCTCGTCTTCACGTCTTTTACGTCGACGCTGACGTTCGTAAGGGAAGGCAAGGCGGATTTGCGCAGCGCCTTATTCTTCTCGCTGTCGAGCGGTCCCTTCTCGCTGGTGGGGGCGAGCTTGACCTCGCTCTTCGATCCGGACGCGTTCCGCAAAGCGTTCGGGTATTTCATGCTGTTCATGGTCGTCCTCTTGCTGTTTCGCAACCGGATTAAGCCGTATCAAGGCCAATGGCGTTATGTGCGGACCTATACCGACGCTGCCGGCATGCAGCAGGAGTACGGCTATAACGCGCTTCCGGCGCTGCTCATCGGCGGCGCGGTCGGGCTGATTGCCGGGCTGCTCGGCATCGGCGGCGGCGTGCTGCTTATTCCCGCCATGATGCTGCTGTTCCGGTTCCCGCCTCATATTGCTTCCGCCACGTCGATGGCGGTGATCTTCGTGTCGGCGTTGTTCGGCAGCGGCATGCATCTGGCCCGCGGGGAGTGGGATTGGATGCTCGTGTTGGCGCTGGCGCCCGGAGCGCTGATCGGCGGATGGCTGGGGGCGCGCATCTCGCGCCGCATCGGCAGCGTGCTGTTGATTCGGATTATGTGCGGCGCGCTGTTGTTGTTCGCGCTGCGGATGATCATCACTTAA
- a CDS encoding AraC family transcriptional regulator, producing MTATIPIGLQQLAPYVRYVHYNEGDEHYRVPRRVIYDYEFIYIVRGSALFTLGDEEVPLQAGDLHIIPPLTVNACRVPAGGSFAYYACHFDLAYMGRELDFPDDIYVQVDYANLPEVPVQEELLERPLQTIADFELPPFYSTVASHRFGERFADLLALFEREPFGFQARMRACLLDVIGLLLEETHTAEGIRQDSPHKAMITEMIALMHGPGLQGEVDLEPIVGRYGMTLKYARTLFKQATGLSWTRYLTRLRMERAKMLLRQGGLSVGEIAERCGYADLHYFSRLFKKLEGLPPRAYADSLRSVAQPMGE from the coding sequence GTGACGGCGACCATTCCGATCGGGCTGCAGCAATTGGCCCCTTACGTGCGGTATGTCCATTATAACGAGGGCGATGAGCATTATCGGGTGCCCCGCCGCGTAATCTACGATTACGAATTTATCTATATCGTGCGCGGAAGCGCGCTGTTTACGCTCGGCGATGAGGAAGTGCCGCTGCAGGCGGGCGATCTGCATATCATTCCGCCGCTGACGGTGAATGCGTGCAGAGTGCCGGCGGGCGGCTCGTTCGCCTATTACGCCTGCCATTTCGATTTGGCCTACATGGGGCGGGAGCTGGATTTTCCCGACGATATCTACGTGCAGGTCGATTACGCGAATTTGCCGGAGGTGCCGGTGCAGGAGGAACTGTTGGAACGTCCCTTGCAGACGATTGCGGATTTCGAGCTGCCGCCGTTCTATTCGACGGTCGCTTCGCACCGGTTCGGGGAGCGGTTCGCCGATCTGCTGGCATTGTTCGAGCGAGAACCGTTCGGCTTCCAAGCCCGGATGCGCGCTTGCCTGCTTGACGTCATCGGCCTGCTGCTCGAAGAAACGCATACGGCGGAGGGCATTCGCCAGGACAGTCCGCACAAAGCGATGATTACGGAGATGATTGCGCTGATGCATGGACCCGGCTTGCAGGGGGAAGTCGATTTGGAGCCGATTGTCGGCCGGTACGGCATGACGCTGAAATATGCGCGAACCTTGTTCAAGCAGGCAACGGGGTTGTCCTGGACGCGATACCTGACCCGGCTTCGCATGGAGCGGGCGAAAATGCTGCTGCGCCAAGGCGGTCTCTCCGTCGGCGAAATCGCGGAGCGGTGCGGCTATGCGGATCTGCATTATTTCAGCCGGCTGTTCAAGAAGCTGGAGGGGCTTCCGCCGCGGGCGTATGCGGATTCGCTGCGGAGTGTCGCGCAGCCGATGGGTGAATAG